From the Pyrenophora tritici-repentis strain M4 chromosome 5, whole genome shotgun sequence genome, the window AACTTCGCTTGCACGTTGCAGGCGCCACAGACGTCCCTTTGCCGAAAGACCGCGAACACGATGACATAAAACCCTATCTCACATGCACTCTTGTGCATCCCAATGACTTGAACAATATGCCACCCAAGCGCAAAACCGCCGGCTACAAGCCCCACAAACTTACCGGCTTCTTGCACAAGGACAACTCACCAGCCACTGACCCCATCTGGAAAGAAGTTCTTGAGTGGGAATATGACGACAACGAGTTAGTCTTCCTTCGTCTATTGATCAAGAGCGACGACAGCTTCGCCCGAAACCCAATCTTCGCTGTCTCGGCCATCAGGCTCATGTACACCGTGCCTGGGTGGAGTTTCATCCGCATGTTGGACTTAGGGGGACATGAAACTACGTGTACGCTGCTTGTGAAGTTTGAACTCTTGGACCTATAGGAGGAATGGGTGGAAATTGAGTACGACAGCGATGAGCCCGGCAGTCGTGAAAGCAGCTGGTTATGTAAGCTAGTAAAGTAAAGGTACCTGATTGGGTGTGTGGTGATGAAGGATGCCTATAAAGAACTTACTCTAATCATACATActgttaagaatatgttaggttcagtccaggtcggcgaggtgaggttcgtggagtaagcccgagcagaaggaccgacgcggaatgatgatctgtcatgtacgtcctaagatcatcataacaacaagtagatagaacaatagctcttagtgaagttcaatccaatacagggttacctttcgtacctctactcggtcgcctatggtagtcataccaccagaggagaccttgttctaacaggttatgagcccgggGCCGCTTTCAGCGCATCAGCAGGTTCGTGATGGACTGCTTGTTGGGTGAGTGACCACAGCCGATTTGCCAGAGCAAGAGGGCCAGCGCCAAGCAGGGCCAGCGCCAGAGCTAGAGCAAGAGGGCCAGAGCAAGAGGGCCAGCGCCGAGTAGGGCCAGCGCCAGAGCCAGAGTCGCAAACCGCTCGCATTACTTTGTCCCCCTGCCTTGATTGCGGGGGTGTGTTAGAAAGGTATCTATACCAATCAACGCAGTGGCAAAGAGTGTTCACTTTTTGTCtcaacaggttatgagcccggttgcctaacccaacgttattgttttcaaacacctacccgagtcacgaaggactcagattcaagaaggaatcaaaacatccacccaagtcacgaaggacttagattcaagaaggaatcagaaaagaaaagaagtcgtgtacaacgcggttaacacgcaatcacacttaaatacaccgtctctacacccgagaaccgataacgactgcaccgcccgcagaatatcacccggatcgcccggatcgcccgcatcgcctgtatcgcccgcatcgcccgcatcacctacactcttagcatcataccacgtaccttgctcgcataatagtctcaccaactcaaaacacacaagatggctgtagagaaggaagaatggaagattccccaacttacagctgaaaaccacgatacttggttccgccgaaacaaggtcaagcttaaggggaagaaagtcttctatgtctgcgagaaaaaCCTGGTACAGCACTGCCAAATAGCAATAGCCGGTGAACTaacggaggctatggaagagttggaaattgctgaagcagacaagcatactaagatccgcgtcaacattgaaaaaagagacaagtacctagaagatgaagccactgcaatcgatctcttgtttcggtcgcttactgaagatgaccaagcccttattgacgaatacgacactgccttccagttctgggcctacctacaaaagaagtacacccaaactgacgccacaaccgccaacatttacatgaccagaattcaaacgttcacattCAATCCTGGGAACACAattgttggatcatgggaaaagctaaaggaataccgacgcaaactcgtagcagcagacgctgacaccaacggagcttacaaggactctgcactactactcgttcttattagatcactcccgaaagaatttaagactacgattgacaccttaaacgcccaacttaaccttacggttgaacagaaacttaagtttctggaagagaaggaggttcgagaccagcaagacgccgacgaaaaagctctcccagcattccggaagacggagaagtatgttccgccttacaagcgccgaaatcacaagagctcaccactatcgtctgactccgaatctggtaCTAAGTTTATggtccaatgcttcctttgtgacggagcccatggcgtacgagactgtccaagacgtgagagagctcgaaagctccttaaggaatacgacgctaagaaatcatctaagcCGCCTATTAAGACACTCAAGCAAAGGAATTCTCACAAAAagactggcaaagcatatggagccgaagaagtcaattcagagtcagatgaattatccgagacctcagactctgaacccgaggaaattgagacatgccgtctctcaaaagacattgtcggtaaggcctctccatctacttgggctgccgacactggcgcctcctcccacatgtctgaccaaccctcattgtttagacgaatgatcaagatcaagcgaagactagttcgggttggagggggagaattatatgcagactggaaaggagaagctcaagtggtgtgtaaagacggatcgtcgacatggttgtcagaagtactgcttgtacctaaccttggagtcaatttgttatcagggagaagaatttgcgcagcaggcctgaagggtcgtttcaattcacacgtactatgcttcaaactaggaaaggagatcattattaaagcaactatggacgacggcctctacgtagtgtcacacattgccgatggataccacgagacagcattcctaggcacggaaccccatacaccagttaagagcgagcttaaggttaatgaaaaggagagatacctgctgtatcacagacgtttcgcacacctaggacctacaaagattgccaaactccacgaagttacaactctccagaagaagattcaagttccagagaagattgaaatctgcgaagtgtgttccctgacaaagatgaagaacagcatccctaagcagctaagagagcacaaggccacgaagctagccttagtacagtttgacattgctggaccctttccaacatctctacgaggaaacaggtggttcctccaaattattgatagctacacgcggaaaaactgggttatcccgctgaagaaaaagggagacgcacaacgggaactccgaatctggaagacctttgtagaacatcaaactggcgagaaagtcaaagctgctggaaccgacaatgcaccagaacttctacagcaagctgaggaatggagagttacacaaggcgtggaaattcagcctacaacaattgcttcctcacaccagaatggaccagccgagcgaaacatccaaactgctgaagctgatatgagagcaatgttgaaagacgctggtttaccaattgagttttgggatgaagctgtcgaagcagacgcatacctacgcaaccgtacaaacacaggacctatgatcaatggaaagcaagtcagtcctgaagaggcattcacaggaacgaaaccatccattgaccacatccgtgtatgggggagcaaatgctattcgtacatcaaccctaaaacgattccagcagaccaacgacatgacaagctcgtggaccgtggcagaattggagtatttatgggatattctgagacaacaaataagcagttcaagttctattcgccagagcttggatacacctcaaggacaagccgattgtcagtggacgaatacacccctggagggaaagttgaactacgactgcgaaacataccagctggaccacaaggaacgcagaatacgatgccagaccgaaaaccaagaggaagacctaggaaggatctAGAATTATCTCCtgccgaacgaatggaaccaactcctaccgaacgaatggaaccatctcctgcagaaccaatggaaccatctcctaccgaaccaatggaaccatctcctgcagaaccaatagaaccagtttccgagaacctaatggaaccatcttcggcagagctaactcatgaaccagtgaagcgtcacagaggaagaccaaggaggctaactactattcctcctactgcaccatctgatgagcgggttcctaatcttgtgaacgaagaggggcccgaagaaccgtgtacccagtctgtacgagaaaaggagattccacgatacttcactagacaagccaaacggaagaggtctaacgaagagattgttgaggacgagagatttagcaagatcgttaaagctatgctagcccaagttggccttacagaagagcaaacacgactatctgagaaggctttcgcagcaaccgagatcgcaggaatccagatcccccagacacacgagcaagctatcaacgacccaaagtatggaaagcaatggaaagcagcaatacttgaagagataatcgcgttaatagagaatcgaacctgggaggaagttccaaagccaaaagacgcgaacatggttgattcaaagtgggtttttacagtcaaaacgaatctcgacgggactgttgagaggtttaaggcacgccttgtggcaagaggttttacgcaagcacacggaacagactacaacgagacttttgccccgacagtccgcatggacaccttacgtctgtttatggccactgtcgcagcggaaaacctggaatgtttccactttgacattaagaatgcattcacagagtcgcacttgaaggaagagatctttcttaagcaaccccaaggagtagaagtcaaaaaaggatacgtccttagagttctccgcagcttatacggactcaaacaggctgctcgcgactggaacttgttgataaagaaagaacttctggcatggggattcgtacaaagcctcgcagacccgtgcatgtttatccacaaagaaaaacaactccgtatcctcgtctacgttgatgacattgctgctgctgcaaaagatcgagctcaaattgattggttctacgagaagctttctggaagattcaacaccaagaacctggggagattcataagatccttggagtacgagttacgcgagacagaaagcgccgcacaatctacctcgatcaagaacagtacctacacgcagtacttgacaagtttggaatgtctagcaaacaacacagagacaagaagattccatctgcagattacacttcatttaggccagccactgacaacgacacccgaatcgacatcactgaataccagcaagtgatagggagccttatgtttgctatggttcttacacgtccagacattgcattcaccctcggaaagctaagccaatacatgagcgatccagcagaacaccatggccatgcgttgaagaacctgctacgatatctaaggtcgacagtgacattgaagctacgctacggaccagggggagtacactcgcaatttgtcatctactctgatgctgactgggcaagcgacatggtagaccgaaagagcgtttcagggagcactgcaatgttctacggaggtccaatatcatggtctagcaagaagcaacggtctgttgcaacgtcaagctgcgaatctgaatacatcgcactatcaacatgctgcaagcaaggccagtggattgctcaaatgtttagagatcttgggttcccaaagtacattggaaaagacaccaacaaggtccagatgctaggagacaaccagggtgccattgcacttacaaagaaccctcaccttcacgaaagatcaaagcacatcgacgtctgttatcattttatccgagacctagcagaacaaggcaaactcgatgtggcctacgttccaactgcagacatggtggctgatggaatgacaaagccattgcagcgagtcgcattcgagagattcaagaaccaattaggagttgtccttggaccggacctgccctgagggggagtgttaagaatatgttaggttcagtccaggtcggcgaggtgaggttcgtggagtaagcccgagcagaaggaccgacgcggaatgatgatctgtcatgtacgtcctaagatcatcataacaacaagtagatagaacaatagctcttagtgaagttcaatccaatacagggttacctttcgtacctctactcggtcgcctatggtagtcataccaccagaggagaccttgttctaacacATACGTTAAGATCTTTATTGATGTACATCTCTAAGTGCAAACGCTATGATTCGCATTCGCGTTCGCAACGGCTTGCGTCTTTTGTAGCTATCTTGCGAAACTTTATCCCACGTAGGTCGATTACCGCAGATCCTACTCCTTCGGGTCGGGGGGATGGCGCAGTGGTAGTGCGCCTGGTTGCT encodes:
- a CDS encoding UBN2 multi-domain protein; this encodes MAVEKEEWKIPQLTAENHDTWFRRNKVKLKGKKVFYVCEKNLVQHCQIAIAGELTEAMEELEIAEADKHTKIRVNIEKRDKYLEDEATAIDLLFRSLTEDDQALIDEYDTAFQFWAYLQKKYTQTDATTANIYMTRIQTFTFNPGNTIVGSWEKLKEYRRKLVAADADTNGAYKDSALLLVLIRSLPKEFKTTIDTLNAQLNLTVEQKLKFLEEKEVRDQQDADEKALPAFRKTEKYVPPYKRRNHKSSPLSSDSESGTKFMVQCFLCDGAHGVRDCPRRERARKLLKEYDAKKSSKPPIKTLKQRNSHKKTGKAYGAEEVNSESDELSETSDSEPEEIETCRLSKDIVGKASPSTWAADTGASSHMSDQPSLFRRMIKIKRRLVRVGGGELYADWKGEAQVVCKDGSSTWLSEVLLVPNLGVNLLSGRRICAAGLKGRFNSHVLCFKLGKEIIIKATMDDGLYVVSHIADGYHETAFLGTEPHTPVKSELKVNEKERYLLYHRRFAHLGPTKIAKLHEVTTLQKKIQVPEKIEICEVCSLTKMKNSIPKQLREHKATKLALVQFDIAGPFPTSLRGNRWFLQIIDSYTRKNWVIPLKKKGDAQRELRIWKTFVEHQTGEKVKAAGTDNAPELLQQAEEWRVTQGVEIQPTTIASSHQNGPAERNIQTAEADMRAMLKDAGLPIEFWDEAVEADAYLRNRTNTGPMINGKQVSPEEAFTGTKPSIDHIRVWGSKCYSYINPKTIPADQRHDKLVDRGRIGVFMGYSETTNKQFKFYSPELGYTSRTSRLSVDEYTPGGKVELRLRNIPAGPQGTQNTMPDRKPRGRPRKDLELSPAERMEPTPTERMEPSPAEPMEPSPTEPMEPSPAEPIEPVSENLMEPSSAELTHEPVKRHRGRPRRLTTIPPTAPSDERVPNLVNEEGPEEPCTQSVREKEIPRYFTRQAKRKRSNEEIVEDERFSKIVKAMLAQVGLTEEQTRLSEKAFAATEIAGIQIPQTHEQAINDPKYGKQWKAAILEEIIALIENRTWEEVPKPKDANMVDSKWVFTVKTNLDGTVERFKARLVARGFTQAHGTDYNETFAPTVRMDTLRLFMATVAAENLECFHFDIKNAFTESHLKEEIFLKQPQGVEVKKGYVLRVLRSLYGLKQAARDWNLLIKKELLAWGFVQSLADPCMFIHKEKQLRILVYVDDIAAAAKDRAQIDWFYEKLSGRFNTKNLGRFIRSLEYELRETESAAQSTSIKNNYTSFRPATDNDTRIDITEYQQVIGSLMFAMVLTRPDIAFTLGKLSQYMSDPAEHHGHALKNLLRYLRSTVTLKLRYGPGGVHSQFVIYSDADWASDMVDRKSVSGSTAMFYGGPISWSSKKQRSVATSSCESEYIALSTCCKQGQWIAQMFRDLGFPKYIGKDTNKVQMLGDNQGAIALTKNPHLHERSKHIDVCYHFIRDLAEQGKLDVAYVPTADMVADGMTKPLQRVAFERFKNQLGVVLGPDLP